Part of the candidate division KSB1 bacterium genome, AGCGAGCAGGTGGATATTGTGGCGCGATACCAGGGCGGAGCCAACGCCGGGCACACCATCGTTATTGATGGCGAGCAATATATTCTGCATCTCGTGCCCTCCGGTATTTTACACGAAAATACCGTGTGTGTCATCGGAAACGGTGTGGTTATCGACCCCCTCGCTTTGTTGGAGGAAATTGAGTTTTTAAAATCAAAAGGCATCTCGGTGGACGGCCGTTTGTGGATCAGTCACCGCGCACATTTGATTATGCCTTATCATAAACTCTTAGACCAGGCGAAAGAATCGAAAGACGCTGAGCGCAAAATCGGTACGACGGGCCGCGGCATCGGCCCCGCTTACGTCGATAAAGTCAATCGCATGGGAATCAGAATCGTCGATTTGCTGGACAGAGATACCTTGAAAAATAAACTGCGCACAAATATCAAAGAGAAGAACGAAATCCTGAAAAAAATTTATGAAGAAAAAGAGATAGACGTGGATGAAATTATCAATGAATATCTGGAGTTTGATAAGAAGATCGATCCCTACATCAAAGACGTCTCGACTTTTCTCAACGAGTCTCTCAAAGACGGCAAACAAATTTTGCTGGAAGGCGCGCAGGGTACTTTGCTCGATATCGATTTTGGCACCTACCCTTATGTCACCTCATCCAATCCTACCAGCGGCGGAGCCTGTGCAGGCGTCGGCATCGGCCCAACAAAAATAGAAAGTGTTTTAGGGGTCATTAAGGCCTACACAACCCGGGTCGGAATGGGGCCCTTCCCGACTGAGATCGGTGATGAAGAAGATTTTGACTTACGTGATTTAGGCGGCGAGTATGGCGCCACGACCGGTCGCCCTCGACGCTGTGGCTGGTTTGACGCGGTGATTGCGAACTTCGCGGTTCAGGTCAATGGCCTCGACTCTTTTGCCTTAACCAAACTCGATGTCCTGGACTCTCTGGAAGAAATTAAAATTTGTGTGGCTTACAAATACGAGGGGAAAACCATCACGACTTTTCCCAGTGAAATGCGCATTCTGGAAAACTGTGAGCCGGTTTATGAAAGCTTCCCCGGCTGGCAGCAGCCGACCTCCGAAATCCGTTCCTACCAGGATTTACCCGCCAACGCTAAATCCTACCTCGAAGCAATTCGGAATCTAACTCAAACGGGTATTTCGATTATTTCGGTAGGCTCGGGGAGAGAACAAACGATTTT contains:
- a CDS encoding adenylosuccinate synthase; translation: MSVKIIVGAQWGDEGKGKIVDLLSEQVDIVARYQGGANAGHTIVIDGEQYILHLVPSGILHENTVCVIGNGVVIDPLALLEEIEFLKSKGISVDGRLWISHRAHLIMPYHKLLDQAKESKDAERKIGTTGRGIGPAYVDKVNRMGIRIVDLLDRDTLKNKLRTNIKEKNEILKKIYEEKEIDVDEIINEYLEFDKKIDPYIKDVSTFLNESLKDGKQILLEGAQGTLLDIDFGTYPYVTSSNPTSGGACAGVGIGPTKIESVLGVIKAYTTRVGMGPFPTEIGDEEDFDLRDLGGEYGATTGRPRRCGWFDAVIANFAVQVNGLDSFALTKLDVLDSLEEIKICVAYKYEGKTITTFPSEMRILENCEPVYESFPGWQQPTSEIRSYQDLPANAKSYLEAIRNLTQTGISIISVGSGREQTILMD